Proteins encoded together in one Psychrobacter sp. 28M-43 window:
- a CDS encoding transporter substrate-binding domain-containing protein → MMSNSRLLWSSMTVTAALMLSACSQPADETTDTNADAPAAETTGKTIRIATEGAYPPFNYTNADGSLAGFDIDVANALCDQMQAKCEIVAQDWDGIIPGLLAQKYDAVIAGMSITAERQEKVDFSEPYFANTMVWLTNTDGGFDPMAIKDATLGGQRSTTPGAYLQDNYEGKEGNTVQLYDNYDNAYLDLKSGRSDAVLAEKVSAKSWLAENAAGFGIVGDEIDNDDNIAIAVRKGDSLKADFDKALSEIRSNGELARLEQMNFGQ, encoded by the coding sequence ATGATGTCGAATTCTCGCCTATTGTGGTCATCAATGACCGTTACTGCTGCATTGATGTTGAGCGCTTGTAGCCAACCTGCCGATGAAACTACCGATACCAACGCTGACGCCCCTGCAGCAGAAACCACTGGTAAAACCATTCGTATCGCCACCGAAGGCGCTTACCCTCCATTCAACTACACCAACGCTGACGGCAGCTTGGCAGGTTTTGATATCGATGTTGCCAATGCCTTGTGTGATCAAATGCAAGCCAAATGTGAAATCGTTGCACAGGATTGGGACGGTATCATCCCTGGTCTATTGGCACAGAAATATGATGCTGTCATTGCAGGTATGTCTATTACCGCTGAGCGTCAAGAAAAAGTTGATTTCAGCGAGCCGTACTTTGCCAATACAATGGTATGGCTAACCAACACGGATGGTGGTTTTGATCCTATGGCGATTAAAGACGCAACGCTTGGTGGTCAACGCTCTACTACGCCAGGTGCTTATCTACAAGATAACTACGAAGGCAAAGAAGGCAACACCGTTCAGTTATATGACAACTATGACAATGCCTATCTAGATCTAAAATCTGGTCGTAGCGATGCCGTATTGGCTGAAAAAGTTTCTGCCAAATCATGGCTAGCAGAAAACGCAGCGGGCTTCGGTATCGTTGGTGATGAAATTGATAACGATGACAATATTGCCATTGCTGTACGTAAAGGTGACTCACTCAAAGCTGACTTTGACAAAGCATTGAGCGAAATCCGTAGTAACGGTGAGCTTGCACGTCTTGAGCAGATGAACTTTGGTCAATAA
- a CDS encoding transporter substrate-binding domain-containing protein, translating to MTISMTSSMSRKALWLAPLSAAMLMLAGCNNSSEPAENAEADTATEAPLNIKIATESSYKPFSYTDADGKLIGYEIELVDALCAQMKAECEVISQDWDGLIPGLNAQKFDAAIAGMSITPERKEVVDFSDPYFHSGIILIGKKGDDLSVESLTGLPIASQRSTVASQYLQDEHADADIKLYDTQDNAYLDLTSGRVRGMMSDKVTGIDWLKTDAGKGYEVKGEEISTNDDAMGIAFRKGDPLVAKFNAALAELKDNGTYDQITGSYFGTSSTAAAQKAVATTDSVEEVVVAEEEAPAN from the coding sequence ATGACAATTTCAATGACATCATCAATGAGCAGAAAAGCATTGTGGCTAGCACCGCTTAGCGCAGCAATGCTAATGCTGGCAGGTTGTAACAATAGCTCAGAACCAGCAGAAAATGCTGAAGCTGATACCGCTACTGAAGCGCCTTTAAATATCAAAATTGCGACAGAATCAAGCTATAAGCCTTTCAGTTATACAGATGCAGATGGCAAGCTGATTGGTTACGAGATTGAGCTGGTTGACGCATTATGTGCACAAATGAAAGCTGAGTGTGAAGTCATCTCTCAAGATTGGGATGGTTTGATTCCAGGGCTTAACGCACAGAAATTTGATGCAGCTATTGCAGGTATGTCTATCACGCCTGAGCGTAAAGAAGTGGTTGATTTCAGTGACCCTTACTTCCATAGCGGTATCATCTTGATCGGCAAAAAAGGTGATGACTTAAGCGTTGAGTCGCTAACAGGTCTACCAATTGCCTCACAGCGCTCAACTGTTGCCTCTCAGTACCTACAAGACGAGCACGCAGATGCTGATATCAAGTTATATGATACGCAAGACAATGCTTATCTAGATCTGACCTCAGGCCGTGTGCGCGGTATGATGTCTGATAAAGTCACAGGTATCGACTGGTTAAAAACAGACGCAGGTAAAGGCTACGAAGTTAAAGGTGAAGAAATCAGCACCAATGATGACGCAATGGGTATTGCTTTCCGTAAAGGCGATCCGTTAGTTGCTAAGTTCAATGCAGCATTGGCTGAGCTAAAAGACAACGGCACCTATGATCAAATCACGGGTAGCTATTTTGGTACTAGCTCAACGGCTGCAGCACAAAAAGCGGTAGCAACAACTGATAGTGTCGAAGAAGTAGTGGTCGCTGAAGAAGAAGCGCCAGCTAACTAA
- a CDS encoding ABC transporter substrate-binding protein: MSNHCAPICITTGKSNINVASRLSMSLFALATAFTVAGCSNSQESAADTNSEATETTAASTGDVLRIGTEGAYAPFNYTNADGTLGGFDVEIANALCADMQVTCEIVAQDWDGIIPGLKAGKYDAIVAAMSVTPERSQQVSFTDPYFSNALVFLAKKDSSFDPSNNSDIDSHSIAAQRSTISSQWLEDTYPKADMKLYDTLSNAFLDLGSNRVDAMISDKLPAIEWLSSNAGSKYALKGDEIDINDNFAIAVRPGDPLQAKINQSLANIKANGTYDKINQKYFAVPASATSTVDEDANTGTDTDAVISEQPATENAS; this comes from the coding sequence ATGAGCAACCATTGTGCCCCAATCTGTATCACGACTGGCAAATCTAACATTAATGTAGCCAGTCGTCTGTCTATGTCATTGTTTGCACTAGCGACGGCCTTTACTGTTGCTGGCTGTAGCAATAGCCAAGAGAGTGCCGCTGATACCAATTCAGAGGCTACCGAAACAACGGCAGCCTCTACAGGTGATGTATTACGCATCGGTACAGAAGGGGCCTATGCACCTTTTAACTATACCAATGCTGATGGGACACTTGGTGGTTTTGATGTTGAGATAGCAAATGCACTCTGTGCGGATATGCAGGTGACCTGTGAGATTGTGGCGCAGGACTGGGACGGTATTATCCCTGGTCTAAAAGCAGGTAAGTACGATGCAATCGTGGCCGCGATGTCCGTTACTCCAGAGCGTTCGCAGCAGGTGAGCTTTACCGATCCGTACTTTAGCAATGCCTTGGTTTTTTTGGCCAAAAAAGACAGCAGCTTTGACCCTAGTAACAACAGCGATATTGACTCGCATTCTATTGCTGCACAGCGTTCAACTATTTCATCGCAGTGGCTAGAAGACACGTATCCAAAAGCCGATATGAAGCTTTATGATACGTTGAGCAATGCGTTTTTGGATCTTGGTTCAAACCGTGTCGATGCGATGATTTCTGATAAGTTGCCTGCCATAGAATGGCTGAGCTCAAATGCTGGTAGCAAATATGCGCTCAAAGGTGATGAAATTGATATCAATGATAATTTTGCCATAGCAGTACGCCCAGGCGATCCGCTACAAGCAAAGATCAATCAGTCTCTTGCCAATATAAAAGCTAATGGTACTTACGATAAAATCAATCAAAAGTATTTTGCGGTGCCAGCGTCTGCAACGAGCACAGTTGATGAAGACGCAAATACAGGCACAGATACAGATGCAGTTATTAGCGAGCAACCAGCGACAGAAAACGCTAGTTAA
- a CDS encoding ABC transporter permease: MFDLQGFGALLLSGATVTIQLAVTSLIIGLALGLLGATAKMSNIWLLRKLATVYTATMRGIPELLLVLFIYYGGSILLMSILKKFGYNDYVEISAFWGGVMALSIAFGAYATEIFRMSIQEIPVGQREAAQAIGMRPFQTFYRITLPQVWQIALPGLGNLFLVLLKDTALVSVVGLKDIMYQSSRAAQSTQQPFTFYMAAAIIYLGLTMLITGFMMWLEWRANPAARYAKKISRQSTHSQSTIG, translated from the coding sequence GTGTTTGACTTACAAGGATTTGGCGCGCTTTTATTAAGCGGCGCTACCGTCACCATACAGCTAGCTGTGACCAGTTTGATCATTGGTCTGGCTTTAGGCTTGCTCGGCGCAACCGCAAAGATGTCCAATATCTGGTTGCTACGTAAACTTGCGACTGTCTATACTGCGACGATGCGCGGTATTCCTGAGCTGCTATTGGTGCTCTTTATTTATTATGGCGGCTCTATCTTATTGATGAGCATCCTCAAAAAGTTCGGCTATAACGACTATGTCGAGATTAGCGCTTTTTGGGGTGGTGTCATGGCACTGTCTATTGCTTTTGGTGCGTATGCGACTGAGATTTTTCGCATGTCCATTCAAGAGATTCCAGTGGGCCAGCGAGAGGCTGCGCAAGCGATTGGTATGCGTCCTTTTCAGACTTTTTATCGCATCACTTTACCGCAAGTATGGCAGATTGCTTTGCCAGGTTTGGGAAATTTATTTCTGGTACTGCTTAAAGATACCGCATTGGTATCGGTCGTGGGTCTCAAGGACATCATGTATCAGTCATCGCGTGCGGCACAGTCTACACAGCAGCCGTTTACCTTTTATATGGCAGCAGCGATTATTTATTTGGGTCTGACCATGTTGATTACTGGCTTTATGATGTGGCTTGAGTGGCGCGCCAATCCTGCGGCACGCTATGCCAAAAAGATAAGCCGTCAATCCACTCACAGTCAATCGACCATAGGGTAG
- a CDS encoding ABC transporter permease, whose protein sequence is MDWNWQVIFDHIPDLLGGAVLTVQLVLFSGVIGLLFGLVLALLRLSKNWMVQILPFLYIFFFRGTPLLVQIFLIYYGLGQFEAVRESFLWEPVLSQAYWCAIIAFTLNTSAYLAEIIRGAIQTIPIGELEAADALGMSKWQKLTRVTLPRAFGIVIPAYSNEVIFMLKGSALASTIALMDITGVARTISARTYTLMELFFAAGIVYLLLSWVILFSFRMFEKRMNRHASYVPPDVVTNTIP, encoded by the coding sequence ATGGATTGGAATTGGCAGGTCATTTTTGACCATATCCCTGATTTACTAGGCGGCGCGGTATTGACCGTACAGCTGGTCTTGTTTTCAGGTGTGATTGGATTGCTGTTTGGTTTGGTTTTGGCATTATTACGACTGTCTAAGAACTGGATGGTACAGATACTACCGTTTCTGTATATCTTCTTTTTCCGTGGTACGCCGCTGCTGGTACAGATATTCCTGATTTATTACGGTTTGGGTCAATTTGAGGCCGTACGCGAGTCGTTCTTATGGGAGCCAGTGCTTAGCCAAGCATATTGGTGTGCCATTATTGCCTTTACCCTGAATACCAGTGCCTATCTAGCAGAGATTATACGCGGTGCGATTCAGACGATTCCGATTGGAGAGCTTGAAGCTGCTGATGCGCTTGGTATGTCAAAATGGCAAAAGCTAACACGGGTTACGCTACCGCGCGCATTTGGTATTGTGATTCCAGCGTACAGTAACGAAGTTATCTTTATGCTAAAGGGTAGTGCGCTAGCGTCGACTATTGCATTGATGGATATCACAGGTGTTGCTCGTACGATTAGTGCGCGTACCTATACCTTGATGGAGCTATTCTTTGCGGCTGGTATCGTCTATCTATTGCTGTCGTGGGTTATCTTGTTTAGCTTTAGAATGTTTGAAAAGCGTATGAACCGCCACGCCAGTTATGTACCACCAGATGTCGTGACCAATACGATTCCATAG
- a CDS encoding fumarylacetoacetate hydrolase family protein: MRASIGKVVCVGRNYAAHAAELGNEVPTTPILFMKPASSVVSIRSDVVRPSPELFGETHYEAELCIQLSADLSMATIEQAQQAIGGVTLGLDLTLRDLQSKLKEKGHPWERAKCFDGACVLADWVDPQAFGNLQNVQYQLSINDKLTQDGDSALMLFPVYELLVNISHAFSLQAGDVIMTGTPSGVGVLQAGDQLKLKLGAHEWVSQVQ; this comes from the coding sequence TTGCGTGCTTCTATTGGTAAAGTTGTCTGTGTCGGTCGCAACTATGCGGCCCATGCTGCAGAGTTGGGCAATGAAGTACCAACCACGCCGATACTGTTTATGAAACCTGCGTCTTCAGTGGTCTCTATCCGTAGTGATGTGGTTCGCCCAAGTCCAGAGCTGTTTGGCGAGACTCACTACGAGGCCGAGCTATGTATTCAGCTATCAGCTGATTTATCTATGGCGACGATTGAGCAAGCTCAGCAAGCGATTGGTGGCGTGACATTGGGGCTGGATTTGACCTTGCGTGATTTGCAAAGCAAGCTAAAAGAAAAAGGTCATCCGTGGGAGCGTGCTAAGTGTTTTGACGGAGCTTGCGTCCTTGCTGATTGGGTCGACCCGCAAGCGTTTGGCAATCTGCAGAATGTACAGTATCAGCTATCTATCAATGATAAATTAACGCAAGATGGCGATAGTGCCTTAATGCTATTCCCTGTCTATGAATTGCTGGTCAATATCAGTCACGCCTTTAGCTTGCAAGCAGGTGATGTGATTATGACTGGTACGCCAAGTGGCGTTGGTGTGTTGCAAGCAGGCGATCAGCTTAAGCTAAAACTGGGTGCTCATGAGTGGGTATCACAAGTACAGTAA
- a CDS encoding PhoX family protein, with translation MTLLNNERTLAHEVVEDSNPTNNTDFQTIINRRLNRRSILKGGTGLTAAAFFGALPLVGCSEDDDSSIVGNDDNAAIPAQGDLKRPDTLKFEAVAHSTADTMTVAAGYKAEMILPLGTPLNSGIEDWKDNREQSAESFEWRMGDNHDGMWFFGKNGNAYDAKASENSLLVMNHEYVNSSELSPFGYYVTQDNDAAPIFQNRRLASDVRREVNCHGVSVVELTRRADGMGYEMVPDSKYNRRITSSTTAQLAGPVAGSALVKTKFDPTGYQTRGINNNCGAGLSPWGTYLTTEENFLGVFARGQDASQLSAGDNYARERYGAVEDFPGWEYLWHTPEAKDAKIADEFSRWDMTAVGASAAEDYRYGFNTFGYITEIDPFDQNSIPQKRTALGRFAHENCAYAPVEQGKPVVFYMGDDARGEYIYKFVSKAMWSNSDIGGGLKAGDKYLNDGTLYVAVFNEDGSGEWKALVHGQNGLDAFNSVLPFNGQDEVLVFARAAADAAGATKMDRPEWVSVSPMTGDVYVTLTNNKYRGVRDDQPVSASNPRSYQSSGKALGNDNGHIIRWAEAGGDHAATSFEWDIYLFGAPSDLSAENLSQLNDNNDFSSPDGLYFDPRGVLWIQTDDGAYTDTSSCMLLAALPGKVSDGSMTTTSAGQSTRVGTSASNDNIKRFFVGPEGCEVTGITMAPDFKTLFINIQHPGNTWGAVAGGSIPRSATVMITREDGDVILAESFDTADSTT, from the coding sequence ATGACATTATTGAACAATGAGCGAACGCTTGCCCACGAAGTGGTTGAAGACTCAAATCCTACTAATAATACTGACTTTCAGACGATTATCAATCGTCGATTGAACCGCCGTAGTATCCTAAAAGGTGGCACAGGGTTGACGGCTGCTGCGTTTTTTGGTGCATTACCTTTGGTCGGTTGTAGTGAAGACGACGATAGCAGTATTGTTGGTAATGACGATAATGCCGCTATCCCTGCACAAGGTGATTTGAAGCGTCCTGATACCTTAAAGTTTGAGGCAGTCGCGCATTCAACAGCGGATACGATGACCGTAGCAGCGGGCTACAAGGCAGAGATGATATTACCACTTGGTACACCGCTGAACTCTGGTATCGAGGACTGGAAAGACAATCGCGAGCAATCAGCAGAGTCGTTTGAATGGCGTATGGGTGACAACCATGATGGGATGTGGTTCTTTGGCAAAAACGGTAACGCTTACGATGCTAAAGCATCAGAAAACAGCTTGCTAGTCATGAACCATGAATACGTCAATAGCAGTGAGCTTAGCCCATTTGGCTATTACGTCACTCAAGATAACGATGCTGCGCCTATTTTTCAAAACCGCCGTCTCGCAAGCGACGTCCGCCGTGAAGTCAATTGTCATGGCGTCTCAGTGGTTGAGTTAACTCGCCGTGCAGATGGTATGGGTTATGAGATGGTACCTGATTCTAAATACAATCGCCGCATTACCAGTAGTACAACAGCACAATTGGCTGGCCCTGTGGCAGGCTCTGCTCTGGTCAAGACTAAGTTTGATCCAACAGGCTATCAGACCCGCGGCATTAATAATAACTGCGGCGCAGGTCTGTCACCGTGGGGTACTTATCTGACTACCGAAGAGAACTTCTTGGGTGTGTTTGCCCGTGGACAAGATGCCAGTCAATTGAGTGCTGGTGATAACTACGCTCGCGAGCGCTACGGTGCAGTGGAGGACTTCCCAGGTTGGGAGTATCTATGGCATACCCCAGAGGCAAAGGATGCCAAAATAGCAGACGAGTTCTCACGCTGGGATATGACCGCAGTCGGTGCCAGTGCTGCTGAAGATTATCGCTACGGCTTTAACACTTTTGGTTATATTACTGAAATTGACCCATTTGACCAAAACTCTATACCGCAGAAACGCACTGCACTGGGCCGATTCGCTCATGAAAACTGTGCTTACGCTCCTGTTGAGCAAGGCAAGCCAGTAGTCTTCTACATGGGTGATGACGCCCGAGGGGAGTACATTTATAAGTTTGTCTCCAAAGCGATGTGGTCAAACTCGGACATCGGCGGCGGACTAAAAGCAGGTGACAAATATCTGAATGACGGCACGCTATACGTGGCAGTATTTAATGAAGATGGTAGCGGTGAGTGGAAAGCTCTCGTCCACGGTCAAAACGGACTGGATGCTTTTAATAGTGTACTGCCATTCAATGGACAAGATGAGGTATTGGTCTTTGCCCGTGCAGCTGCTGATGCTGCTGGTGCTACTAAGATGGATCGACCTGAATGGGTATCGGTCAGTCCTATGACGGGCGATGTATATGTCACATTGACCAATAATAAATATCGCGGCGTACGTGATGATCAGCCTGTCTCAGCCTCCAATCCGCGTAGCTATCAATCAAGCGGAAAAGCACTTGGTAATGACAATGGCCATATCATTCGCTGGGCAGAAGCAGGCGGTGACCATGCTGCAACGAGCTTTGAGTGGGATATTTATTTGTTTGGTGCGCCAAGTGACTTATCAGCAGAAAACCTATCTCAGCTAAATGACAATAATGACTTTTCTTCACCTGATGGGCTGTATTTTGACCCGCGCGGTGTCTTATGGATTCAGACAGATGACGGCGCTTATACCGATACCAGTAGCTGTATGTTGCTCGCGGCACTACCGGGTAAGGTCAGTGATGGCTCGATGACGACCACATCGGCAGGGCAGTCAACCCGTGTTGGCACATCTGCTAGCAATGACAATATTAAACGATTCTTTGTCGGTCCTGAAGGATGCGAAGTAACAGGTATCACCATGGCACCAGATTTTAAGACGCTGTTTATCAATATTCAGCATCCTGGCAATACGTGGGGCGCTGTCGCTGGTGGTAGTATACCTCGCTCAGCGACTGTGATGATTACTCGCGAGGATGGTGATGTCATACTGGCAGAATCATTTGATACAGCTGATAGCACGACATAG
- a CDS encoding Hsp33 family molecular chaperone HslO — MTQDIQVPNTDSQTTGNHGSNDIRQRFFVEDSPVRGDVVRLSRSYASTIAQKPYPEAIKRLLGEMLTAASLLISTVKINGRLSIQLQSSDSDSLLNWAMAECDQDGIIRALASWKGETDEQVQAWDNMTHAKEAFAELGAMGQGVLFINIQPDGGEPYQGIVERSHDNLANCLAHYQKQSAQIPTLINLASDGLQAGGILVQMLPRTAEETSEVEQNQDAGIDDDLWTRLSVLTRTVKAEELTTLDANEILYRLYHEENIVAPEPAPLSFGCTCSREKCEMAIEQIGEAEALDIVEEQGGTFEMDCGFCGEVYKFNKNDVAAIFAE, encoded by the coding sequence ATGACTCAAGATATCCAAGTCCCAAATACGGACAGCCAAACTACTGGCAACCATGGCAGCAACGACATTCGCCAACGTTTCTTTGTTGAAGACTCGCCCGTGCGCGGTGATGTGGTACGCCTATCACGCAGCTACGCGAGTACGATTGCGCAAAAGCCCTACCCTGAAGCCATCAAACGCTTATTGGGTGAGATGCTGACCGCAGCAAGTTTGCTAATCAGTACGGTCAAAATCAACGGTCGCCTGTCTATTCAGTTGCAATCATCAGACAGTGACAGCTTACTAAACTGGGCAATGGCAGAATGCGATCAAGACGGTATCATTCGTGCACTTGCTAGCTGGAAAGGCGAGACGGATGAGCAAGTACAAGCATGGGACAATATGACCCATGCCAAAGAAGCGTTTGCTGAACTTGGTGCGATGGGACAAGGCGTATTGTTTATCAATATTCAGCCTGATGGCGGTGAGCCATACCAAGGTATCGTTGAGCGTAGCCACGACAATCTAGCAAACTGCTTAGCACATTACCAAAAGCAATCGGCACAGATTCCAACGTTAATTAACTTGGCATCTGATGGCCTGCAAGCCGGTGGTATCTTGGTACAAATGCTACCGCGTACTGCTGAAGAAACGTCTGAAGTTGAGCAAAACCAAGATGCGGGTATCGACGATGATTTATGGACACGATTATCTGTATTGACGCGTACGGTAAAAGCAGAAGAGCTAACGACACTGGATGCTAACGAAATCCTTTATCGCTTGTATCACGAAGAAAACATCGTTGCTCCTGAGCCTGCGCCTCTATCATTTGGTTGCACTTGCTCACGCGAGAAGTGCGAGATGGCAATCGAGCAAATCGGCGAAGCAGAAGCGTTAGATATCGTCGAAGAGCAAGGCGGTACATTTGAGATGGATTGTGGATTCTGCGGTGAAGTCTATAAGTTCAACAAAAATGATGTAGCAGCAATATTTGCTGAGTAA
- a CDS encoding glutamate/aspartate ABC transporter substrate-binding protein: MTYSFSKPLTLAAVMALGLAGCNNSSQTSTDAPADDAATTETTTNGTLQKIKDSGTIVVGHRDSSIPFSYIADDPNQPIGYAHDLEMKVVEAVKQKLNMPDLNVRYNLITSQTRIPLVQNGTVDFECGSTTNNEERQKQVAFSNGFFEIGTRLLTKKDSGIQDFEDLKGKTLVTTAGTTSERYIRQYNDDNKMDTNIISAKDHGEGFLMLENGRADAFMMDDVLLAGEKAKAKNPDEWVIVGTPQSFEIYGCMMRKDDPEFKAVVDEALANVFSSGEINSIYDKWFLNPIPPKNVNLNFEMSDNLKALIANPHDSAQPKEAAAQ; the protein is encoded by the coding sequence ATGACATACTCATTTTCCAAACCGTTGACTTTAGCTGCTGTTATGGCATTAGGCTTAGCGGGATGTAATAACAGCAGCCAGACCAGCACTGATGCGCCAGCAGATGATGCAGCGACGACAGAAACCACGACCAATGGTACGCTACAGAAAATCAAAGATTCTGGCACCATCGTCGTCGGTCACCGTGATTCCTCTATTCCTTTCTCTTATATCGCTGATGATCCCAATCAGCCGATTGGCTATGCACACGACTTGGAAATGAAAGTGGTTGAAGCCGTTAAGCAGAAGCTAAACATGCCAGACCTTAACGTTCGCTATAACCTAATCACTTCGCAGACTCGTATCCCATTGGTACAAAACGGCACGGTAGATTTTGAGTGTGGCTCAACCACCAATAACGAAGAACGTCAAAAGCAAGTCGCTTTCTCAAACGGTTTCTTTGAAATTGGTACGCGTCTGTTGACCAAAAAAGATTCTGGCATTCAAGATTTTGAAGACCTAAAAGGCAAAACCTTGGTAACGACAGCAGGCACGACTTCAGAGCGTTATATCCGTCAGTACAACGATGATAATAAAATGGATACCAATATCATCTCAGCAAAAGATCATGGCGAAGGCTTCCTAATGCTAGAAAATGGTCGCGCTGATGCCTTTATGATGGATGATGTATTGCTCGCGGGCGAAAAAGCCAAAGCAAAAAATCCTGATGAGTGGGTCATCGTCGGTACGCCGCAATCGTTTGAAATCTATGGTTGTATGATGCGTAAAGATGATCCTGAGTTCAAAGCTGTGGTTGATGAAGCACTTGCTAATGTGTTTAGTTCAGGCGAAATCAATAGCATTTATGACAAGTGGTTCTTGAACCCAATCCCACCAAAGAACGTCAATCTAAACTTTGAGATGTCAGACAACTTAAAGGCCTTGATTGCCAATCCGCATGACAGCGCTCAGCCTAAAGAAGCAGCAGCGCAGTAA
- a CDS encoding amino acid ABC transporter permease, with translation MNYSWNWGVLFEQTGIGNELYIHWMITGLGWLLLIGSIAWAIAMVVGTIFGIMRTLPNKTARTIGTAYVTFFRNIPLLVQLFFWFYIAPGWLTPTIQEWWYKDLSPNTSAMLSASIGLGLFTAARIVEQVRTGIESLPDGQINAAYALGFSIPQVYKEVLLPQAFRIILPPLSSELTNCFKNASVASLVGVMELISQTKTISEYTQNSIEIYTYATIIYLVFNLSLIAIMGLIERKLRVPGLIAGGQK, from the coding sequence ATGAATTATAGCTGGAACTGGGGTGTGCTCTTTGAGCAGACTGGTATTGGCAACGAGCTCTATATCCATTGGATGATCACTGGTCTTGGCTGGCTGCTATTAATTGGCAGTATCGCTTGGGCCATCGCGATGGTCGTCGGTACTATCTTCGGTATCATGCGTACCTTGCCCAACAAGACCGCTCGTACAATCGGTACGGCTTATGTGACATTTTTTCGCAATATTCCACTGCTTGTTCAACTGTTCTTTTGGTTTTATATCGCCCCTGGCTGGCTCACGCCGACGATACAAGAATGGTGGTATAAGGACTTGTCTCCGAATACTTCAGCCATGTTATCAGCCAGTATCGGTTTGGGCTTATTTACCGCTGCTCGTATCGTTGAACAGGTACGAACGGGTATTGAGTCATTACCAGATGGACAAATCAATGCGGCCTACGCGTTAGGGTTTAGCATTCCACAAGTCTATAAAGAAGTACTGCTACCGCAGGCATTTCGTATTATCTTGCCACCGCTCAGCTCTGAGTTAACCAACTGTTTCAAAAACGCTTCTGTGGCCTCGTTAGTGGGGGTAATGGAGCTGATTAGCCAAACCAAAACCATCAGCGAATACACTCAAAATAGTATCGAGATATATACTTACGCGACGATTATTTATTTGGTTTTCAATTTATCCTTGATCGCTATTATGGGATTGATTGAACGTAAATTGCGTGTGCCTGGGCTTATTGCGGGAGGTCAGAAATGA
- a CDS encoding ABC transporter permease subunit (The N-terminal region of this protein, as described by TIGR01726, is a three transmembrane segment that identifies a subfamily of ABC transporter permease subunits, which specificities that include histidine, arginine, glutamine, glutamate, L-cystine (sic), the opines (in Agrobacterium) octopine and nopaline, etc.) produces the protein MNMTELATAYPGLMGGMLTTLKVLFLAILGGISLGTILALMRLSGIKALEIPAKLYVNYFRSVPLLLVLLWFYFAVPMIYLWVAGKYLQLDAAFASCVVAFMMFEAAYFSEVVRAGIQSIGSGQVNAAKALGMTYGQTMRLVILPQAFRKMLPLILQQCIILFQDTTLVFAIGLTDFFRAAYVRGELMGLLTPYILGAGAVYFVISLSASIGVQQLQKRLRF, from the coding sequence ATGAATATGACCGAATTGGCAACAGCCTATCCTGGTTTGATGGGTGGCATGCTTACCACCTTAAAAGTGCTGTTTTTGGCTATTTTGGGCGGTATCAGCTTAGGTACCATACTGGCATTAATGCGCTTGTCAGGTATCAAAGCGCTTGAGATTCCAGCTAAACTATACGTCAATTACTTTCGCTCCGTGCCGCTGCTACTGGTACTGCTATGGTTCTACTTTGCTGTACCGATGATTTATCTTTGGGTAGCGGGTAAGTACCTGCAACTCGATGCGGCATTTGCCTCTTGTGTGGTCGCATTTATGATGTTTGAGGCGGCTTACTTCTCAGAAGTGGTGCGTGCTGGTATTCAATCGATTGGTAGCGGGCAGGTCAATGCGGCAAAAGCGCTCGGCATGACTTATGGGCAGACCATGCGTCTGGTCATCTTGCCACAAGCCTTTCGTAAGATGCTGCCACTGATTTTGCAGCAATGTATTATTTTATTCCAAGATACGACACTGGTATTTGCCATTGGTTTGACCGACTTTTTCCGCGCAGCCTACGTTCGCGGTGAGCTAATGGGCTTACTCACGCCGTATATCCTAGGTGCTGGCGCTGTCTACTTTGTGATTAGCTTAAGTGCTTCTATTGGC